A stretch of the Capsicum annuum cultivar UCD-10X-F1 chromosome 8, UCD10Xv1.1, whole genome shotgun sequence genome encodes the following:
- the LOC124885347 gene encoding uncharacterized protein LOC124885347, producing the protein MKVGMLILINASVYVKGTKNLATLPKVVASVEIMPSKRASEGGNGNQSAPQPVQPDPLDEHISHAEFRTAFTTLASSVAAYNERPTVVPANPVENSAAVRIRDFTRINPPLFTDSKSEEDSQEFLDQVQKVTDIMGVTSSKSVELATYQL; encoded by the exons ATGAAG GTGGGTATGCTGATTTTAATCAATGCAAGTGTTTACGTGAAAGGTACAAAAAACCTCGCAACCTTACCGAAAGTAGTAGCGTCTGTTGAG ATCATGCCTTCCAAAAGGGCTAGTGAAGGgggaaatggaaatcagtcagcacctcagcccgtccagccagatcctctggatgagcatatctctcatgcagaattcaggactgcatttactactctagccagttCAGTCGCAGCCTATAATGAACGGCCAActgttgttccagccaacccagtggaaAATTCTGCTGCAgtcaggattcgggacttcacccgaataaatcctcctctattcaccgattccaagtctgaagaggattcacaggagttcctcgatcaggttcagaaagtcacagacatcatgggagtgacttccagtaagagcgttgagttagccacctatcagctataa
- the LOC107879023 gene encoding ATP-dependent zinc metalloprotease FtsH, with protein sequence MFEAGTPAIGEAIGLGATIDYLSEIGMQLIHDYEVCFNLLTSYSCKRDDFAHGPSPSRTVKRAALCSFKVKDVHPTDIATFLDQQLLDQITIVRNLSIGIWELTQVHELAFVSTTLKMMLTDLSTRSRTQSTFSLLSNEVYDAHSGGEREIQRTRDVKVIFATNKISSLDPALLRPGRIDRKIEFPLPDIKTRRWIFQLWYYDIHTARMTLADDVNLEEFVMTKDEFSGADIKAICTES encoded by the exons ATGTTTGAGGCTGGGACCCCCGCAATTGGAGAAGCAATTGGGCTTGGAGCTACAATTGATTATCTGTCTGAAATTGGCATGCAACTGATTCATGATTATGAAGTGTGTTTTAATCTCTTAACCTCCTATTCATGCAAGAGAGATGATTTTGCACACG GCCCTTCACCTTCACGAACTGTTAAGCGAGCAGCTCTTTGTTCTTTCAAAGTTAAAGATGTTCATCCTACAGATATTGCAACCTTCCTTGACCAACAG CTATTAGATCAGATTACCATTGTGCGCAACCTCTCCATCGGCATTTGGGAATTAACTCAAGTGCACGAGCTAGCCTTTGTTTCTACGACACTAAAGATGATGTTGACAGATTTATCAACGCGCTCAAGGACACAATCGACTTTTTCACTTCTTTCAAATGAGG TGTACGATGCACATTCTGGTGGTGAACGTGAGATCCAGAGAACAAGAGATGTTAAGGTGATTTTTGCTACAAATAAAATCTCGAGTCTTGATCCCGCCCTTCTGCGACCTGGTAGAATAGACAGGAAGATTGAGTTCCCTCTTCCTGATATTAAAACAAGGAGGTGGATTTTCCAGCTTTGGTATTATGAT ATACATACCGCAAGGATGACTTTGGCTGATGATGTCAACCTAGAAGAATTTGTTATGACCAAGGATGAATTTTCTGGAGCTGATATCAAGGCAATATGTACTGAATCTTGA